ATACTTTAACATTTTTGCAGCCGAAGGTTGCATGCCCTTCTACGACAATTCCCTGGGTTTCATTTATGAATAACGTGGTGATGACTTATCGTGCCTTTTCCACTTGGTTAATTTCGTCTGCTTTACCCCAACAGACTCCGATCAGAATAAGGAGGAAAAAGTCGAAGATAACAAGGACTCAAATCAAATCATATATAAGACTGAGTACACAAAATCCGTCGTCATCTACAAAAAAGACTTTGTGCCATACACCACAAGGATCTACaatttcattcagtcatttacTGGTGGTCCTGGGAGTGGAGATGGTCCAAATTAGAATGGAAACCATGGAAGACACACTTCTGAAGAAGTATAACCTCACATTTTtgccaaaaaatgaaatcaaattgcCTATAGTACGGCCTCTAACTCCAAGAAACCAAAAAGGTTAGCATACCTTGAATACGGCATCTAAAAAAACACTGGTTTTCCTGTTGTACCTGGTCCTCCAGTCATTGTCATGTCATTTATTTGcataaaaaagtcaatttatGCTTATGATCAAAGTTAATAAAGTACCCAGTCACTATTAAAATGCACAGTGTTGTCAGGTTGAATCTCccccaacaaacaaacagacagacagatgggCACCTGTCTATGTTCTACCATTTTCCTTCAATACTTTTAATTCAAACGTTGTTCAATTCCACTAGAGTAGTTTATTGGGGTTCTTTGACATTCACGCAAAAAAACCCGCACAACTGTCGAGTTAGAAAGGAAAAACGGTGGAGAGTGGAAAACATTtgttcaaacaattgcaaattACAAATAGCAGACAAGCGCCTTTAATTAAATAAGTTTTGGACACTAAAGTAATGGTAAGACTTAATACTACTCCACGTATTCCATTTATGGCTTGTAACCCCGAATATAAGCGATTTAGTATGTTGTGAGGAAAGTGAAATTCCGCAAGAGGCCGCTTGAGGGCGACAGCCAAACTTTCGCTTCAAGCAGTGTGTTAGTGCACCAAACTCAAGATTGTTAATGCCCCGTGAAACATCGCCATAACAATGAAAGCGATCATCCAAAGAGTTACTAGGGCGTCTGTGACAGGTAAACACTTCCCTTCATTTGAGAGATTATATTGTGTCTTAGTTCGTGTCGTCGTATGGACACATTTAAGGCCATTTTgaatgtatgttatgctagcctaaGCTAGGTTAGCATCGGCACGACTTGGGACCGTGGTTAAAAACATCAATCAACATGAATATAATACTgagtgttagttttttttattattattattatttttcaagtaATGGATTCAGCCATTTCACCTTGAGaggcagataaaaaaaaagaaaacaacgcGGATGAATGATTTGGAAGAATGGAATGGCATTGGCGTCATGCTTGCTCATTCATCCTCGCATGAAGCcgactcactcattcactttttttccccgtttttcTTGCAGTGGGAGGCGAAACCATGAGTTCAATAGGGCAGGGACTCTGTGTCTTACTCGGAATATCTGTGGAGGACACCCACACCGACGCTGAGTACATGTAAATCTTTGAATGAAAACTACATTTCGCCCATGAACAATCTTattttagaccaggggtagggaacctatggctcgggagccacatatggctcttttgatgggtgcatatggctctccactaacctgtgaggtaaactatggaaactgctggtgagaaagcgcaggaataggagcgttacgttggtattatggcattgacactaccccagcgccttataatcattttttttattacactcttttgcatggattttctcattgatactcattgattagcaacaatgtaacaatgttgtcaaaataattcagagactttttgtactttaaaagtggtgaagtgacacacattttcatgtatgttgacgtTTAAATTCgaagcatggctctcaaggattaacatttaaaaaaatatgaattgtttatggctctttccatcaaaaaggttcccgacccctgttttagacCATATCAGCATATTCTAACATTGTTATCTGACCACCACATGTCCATACTTTATACTTGTGTCCAAATTAATTACTGTGGACTACTGTAATCCAAAGGCAACCTTTTCTATGGACAATTTCAATGGTTCTGTGGTGTCCTTTCAAATGAACTCGAAATATTATCTGGCGTTGACCCTGACCGGTTGGGCTCACATTGTTTGACATATTTTTCTGGACTTCCAGGGTACGGAAGATCCTCAACCTGCGGCTGTTTGAGGATGACAACGGTCGAGCGTGGACTAAAAGCGTCATGGACCGGGACTACGAGGTGCTCTGTGTGAGCCAGTTCACACTCCAGTGCGTACTCAAGGGCAACAAACCGGACTTCCACTCGGCGATGCCTGCAGAGTTAGCTCAACCGTTCTACGCCAGCATCCTGGAGAACATGAGGAGTGCCTACAAGCCCGAGCTGGTCAAAGGTGGGTCAACTCGTGACGCCTTTTCCCATCGTTAAGCGCTTCAACAGTGACGCCAAACTAGGTCGGACCATCGGGGAGCCGATAAAGAGGAGACCTTGGCCTAGCCAGGTTGGAGTCAGGCCTTTTAATTAGCCCTGGAGAGGAAATATGATTATGTGGCATTCTTCTGGCACGGACCAAATGGTCAGTGTGCTGGAAGGGTCATTCATCTCTCTGACCCAGTGGAAGAGCATTTAGGCTATCGTCACACTGCGTAGCTCTCTTCATCCTTATCTGCCCCAAATGCCCGCCAAATCCACTTCATCATGctgatttatgttttttttttttttttttaaataaaacattcacgAAAATCTGCCACGTTGAAATTTCAACTCCCTTGAAATACTACAACATGGACATGAGCTTACTAAAATGTTAGAGATTTTAGTCACTCTCTTCTCCCAAAAATGATGACGAGCAtttattattttgtgtgtgctgATGTTCCCTAATTCTATTTTTGCTTTGTGTTGTAGATGGCAAGTTTGGGACCTCCATGCAGGTGGACATTCAAAATGATGGTCCAGTTACCATTGAACTGACGTCACCTTCTGTTTCTTCAGACCCCCGACAGGTGCTGATAGTTTTTAAACTCCCACATTTTCACTTTGTTTGGGGGGGAACTGCGGGTGGAGATCAAAACACCCCATTCAgagtgattttgttttttgttttttaaatttgctcgACTTCATTTTGTGCTAATCGTGCAACGCTGTGTGGCAGAATCcatcatcttatttttttagcGACCTAAATAAGGATGGTCAGACTTGCTTTGAACTTGAAGTTAAATCACTCTTATTTGGAATGTTTTCCCCTCAGTTGTCCAAGCTGGAGAAGCAGCAGCAACGGAAGGAAAAGGTCCGCTCCAAGGGGCCCTCCGAGTCCAGCCGAGCTGAGAAAAGTGCCCTACGCGCCCGACAGGACACTCACGCCAGTAGCGGGGCAGATGGCGACGTGTCTTCGGAAAGAGAGCCCTAGATGTCCTGCCTCAACGAGTAAGAGACACCAACGCTACACTATTTTGCAGACATGCGTAGAAACCAAAGTTCAAAATAGGGAAACAGACATCTTCAGAGCCATgcggtcatgttttttttgggcgcTGGTCACTTGTCACACTTCCTATTTTAGCTCTTGTTGCGAGGGGAAAAACCGCCAAACCGTTACTAAATTGTTAAACTTCACGCTTTCATTGGAATTACGAGGCCAGGATGGATGTCAACCATTCCATAGATCTCAGGAACCAAATCATCTAGATGAGGGGTGTCAaagcggtcctcaaagggccacagtgggtgcaggttttcattccaactcaacaagaggataccttttgcaagtgtaatcagttcattcaagtcaggtgctacttattttagaagacacctgattggtgaaaatgtcg
The Stigmatopora argus isolate UIUO_Sarg chromosome 7, RoL_Sarg_1.0, whole genome shotgun sequence DNA segment above includes these coding regions:
- the LOC144077068 gene encoding small integral membrane protein 26-like; the protein is MTLKDITKWHKGLSKVYAVGVWTIVGSFAYFQLTGGLKDLDSDQNKEEKVEDNKDSNQIIYKTEYTKSVVIYKKDFVPYTTRIYNFIQSFTGGPGSGDGPN
- the dtd1 gene encoding D-aminoacyl-tRNA deacylase 1 — its product is MKAIIQRVTRASVTVGGETMSSIGQGLCVLLGISVEDTHTDAEYMVRKILNLRLFEDDNGRAWTKSVMDRDYEVLCVSQFTLQCVLKGNKPDFHSAMPAELAQPFYASILENMRSAYKPELVKDGKFGTSMQVDIQNDGPVTIELTSPSVSSDPRQLSKLEKQQQRKEKVRSKGPSESSRAEKSALRARQDTHASSGADGDVSSEREP